Proteins co-encoded in one Salvia splendens isolate huo1 chromosome 4, SspV2, whole genome shotgun sequence genomic window:
- the LOC121798747 gene encoding RRP12-like protein isoform X2 has protein sequence MEDDALEAPQSFVAEADICQQLLTRYARSSAAQHRHLCATAAATRSIIQSASMPLTPISYFAAAITSLSNYENLDADALGAVTSFISIVLPLVGKGEIKPEKACEAVEILVTLVEESGGKLGTSGLRAVVKCVGVLVAEFCNLKEWGSVGLGFEWLLRFSIDKRPKVRKSAQDCLLKVFKLLEHSSISKKASNSIYSLLKRHMPLAAETSNSKIVDGSRHELISRSEHQEVLHLLNIMKHVIPDLSPKVREKVLSILLKIPGSQSMVAARHVFDVMAAIFETSETKVIISNAEDIFRLLTSYIALGEMNPAESVLFAANLAKTVLGRLHNGDIDQWESVFPMLIESLAGLLSSSRDNVALQASLILRELMDQHIDGKRLLTMESKEKGDDTTHSAEFKSVRVGCTKFYNLLCSSFPILNKHLLSVVSSLFLKLGKKSDIFMRPILLKLADLMNATSVSTSEVKHLEDCIGSAVAAMGPEILLSLIPISLNGKDFSCSNIWLIPILKKNIVGSSLQFFIEHIIPLAESFEKGSKKVENPVIGQDLQAYAHGCWGLLPVFCHWPIDTYQSFPSLSELLIPFLKKDSFMIEIIAISLQDLVMENRRVLASDNVGSAQLTDNAAIDYEISHVYSKKTAKKNINALSLGAKELLLPLVDVLFECTSETREHLQEAISCLVSICDPSVTKEIFIASLKKLQLLDDAGEHGKLEIIADVSSKEKESAGTDVERCLILDLASCIVEGCDTDLVNILFSLIKHYLQASDVASQMEAYQTLSKILEKTPDEENTKAFLILNEIILMLKDSREEGRKAAYDALHGLSSKLRGSADSSSKELYHILITMITGYLSGSSHIKSGVVSALSVLVYSDPNICVAMPDIFPSVMELLHSKAIEVIKAVLGFVKVVVSSLTPNDLHHSLSEIMDGILRWSSVSRYHFKEKIVVILEILMRKCGCANVKALAPEKYKDFVQGVVENRHGKTRPEPSDKSLKGQEKRKRDESAISSKEEGNTGRPWKKRDNQKNTGNTSQSTGHSDRTNFRKGESNRPRGGDAKRFTGKPSGGEKKQKGRSAFKSNERNLHAAASRNPKHKKSATKN, from the exons ATGGAAGACGACGCCCTTGAAGCACCACAGTCATTCGTCGCGGAGGCTGACATATGCCAACAGCTTCTAACCCGCTACGCCCGCTCCTCAGCTGCGCAGCACCGCCACCTCtgcgccaccgccgccgccacccgCTCCATCATTCAGTCAGCCTCTATGCCCCTTACTCCGATATCATATTTCGCTGCCGCAATCACTTCTCTCTCCAATTATGAGAACTTAGACGCCGATGCTCTCGGTGCGGTCACCTCTTTCATTTCAATCGTGCTTCCTTTGGTCGGTAAAGGAGAAATCAAGCCGGAGAAAGCGTGCGAGGCCGTGGAGATTTTGGTGACATTAGTTGAGGAGAGTGGTGGTAAATTGGGAACTTCTGGTCTCAGGGCTGTAGTGAAGTGTGTGGGTGTTTTGGTTGCGGAATTCTGCAATTTGAAGGAGTGGGGCTCGGTTGGCCTAGGGTTTGAGTGGCTTTTGAGGTTCTCGATCGATAAGCGGCCTAAG GTAAGGAAATCTGCTCAGGATTGTCTCTTGAAAGTTTTCAAGTTGTTGGAGCACTCTTCTATCTCCAAGAAGGCGAGTAATTCAATTTACTCGTTGCTCAAACGTCACATGCCATTGGCCGCAGAAACTAGCAATTCAAAAATAGTTGATGGAAGCAGGCATGAGTTAATATCGAGGTCTGAGCACCAAGAAGTTCTTCATTTACTGAACATAATGAAGCATGTTATTCCAGATCTCTCACCCAAGGTCCGCGAGAAGGTGCTTTCAATATTGTTGAAGATCCCGGGTTCCCAATCCATGGTAGCGGCAAGGCATGTCTTCGATGTCATGGCGGCTATATTTGAAACTTCAGAAACTAAAGTTATAATCTCGAATGCTGAAGACATCTTTAGGCTACTGACCTCTTACATAGCTCTGGGTGAAATGAACCCAGCTGAGAGCGTGTTGTTTGCTGCAAATTTGGCAAAAACTGTTCTAGGAAGACTTCATAATGGTGATATAGATCAATGGGAGTCCGTTTTCCCTATGCTGATTGAATCATTAGCGG GTCTTTTATCTTCCTCAAGAGATAATGTGGCTTTACAGGCTTCCCTCATTCTTAGAGAACTAATGGATCAGCATATTGATGGAAAACGTTTGCTAACAATGGAAAGCAAAGAAAAGGGGGATGATACAACTCACAGTGCAGAGTTTAAATCAGTACGAGTTGGATGCACCAAATTCTACAATTTGCTGTGTTCCTCATTTCCAATTCTAAATAAACACTTATTGTCTGTAGTTTCTTCTCTGTTCCTCAAACTTG GTAAGAAGTCAGATATCTTTATGAGGCCTATACTTCTTAAACTTGCTGATCTGATGAATGCTACTTCCGTTAGTACTTCAGAAGTTAAACAT CTTGAAGACTGCATCGGCTCTGCTGTTGCTGCCATGGGACCTGAGATATTACTTTCTCTTATACCAATTTCCCTCAATGGAAAAGATTTTTCCTGTTCAAATATTTGGCTGAtaccaattttaaagaaaaatattgtTGGATCATCACTACAATTCTTTATAGAGCACATCATACCTCTTGCTGAATCCTTTGAGAAGGGATCTAAAAAAG TTGAAAATCCAGTAATTGGCCAAGATCTGCAGGCTTATGCCCATGGGTGTTGGGGATTGTTGCCTGTGTTTTGCCACTGGCCTATTGATACATATCAGAGTTTTCCCTCACTTTCTGAACTCTTAATCCCCTTTCTCAAGAAGGACTCATTTATGATTGAGATTATTGCCATCAGTTTGCAG GATCTAGTGATGGAAAATAGAAGAGTGCTTGCCTCTGATAATGTTGGGTCTGCACAGTTGACTGATAATGCTGCAATAGATTATGAAATAAGTCATGTCTACTCCAAAAAGACGGCGAAAAAGAATATTAATGCCTTGTCTTTGGGCGCCAAAGAGTTGCTTCTGCCTTTAGTTGATGTGCTATTTGAGTGCACTTCAGAGACTCGGGAACATCTTCAG GAAGCAATCAGCTGCTTGGTATCCATATGTGATCCTTCAGTAACCAAAGAGATATTTATTGCTTCACTTAAGAAGTTACAGCTACTGGATGATGCTGGTGAACATGGAAAATTAGAAATCATTGCTGATGTTTCATCCAAAGAAAAAGAGAGTGCTGGTACTGATGTGGAAAG GTGTTTAATACTGGACCTTGCATCTTGCATAGTTGAAGGATGTGATACAGATCTAgttaatatactattttctcttatTAAGCATTATCTGCAG gcgAGTGATGTGGCCAGTCAGATGGAAGCATATCAAACTCTCAGCAAAATTCTTGAG AAAACCCCGGATGAGGAGAATACAAAGGCTTTCCTTATCCTGAATGAGATCATTCTCATGTTAAAAGAT TCCAGGGAAGAAGGCAGAAAGGCAGCTTATGATGCTTTACATGGATTAAGTTCCAAGTTGAGAGGTTCAGCTGATTCTTCTTCAAAAGAGCTCTATCACATACTTATAACTATG ATTACAGGGTATCTTTCAGGTTCTTCTCATATAAAGAGTGGAGTGGTATCTGCACTCTCAGTTTTAGTTTACAGTGATCCTAATATCTGTGTTGCAATGCCTGATATTTTCCCCTCGGTTATGGAATTGTTACACAGCAAAGCAATTGAGGTTATAAAA GCTGTTTTAGGCTTCGTAAAGGTGGTAGTTTCATCGCTTACTCCAAATGATCTGCACCATTCTCTTTCTGAAATCATGGATGGAATTCTTCGTTGGTCATCTGTCTCGCGCTATCATTTCAAAGAAAAG ATAGTTGTGATCTTGGAGATTTTAATGAGGAAGTGTGGTTGTGCCAATGTGAAGGCCCTTGCACCTGAAAAATACAAGGACTTTGTGCAGGGTGTTGTAGAG AATCGTCATGGCAAGACAAGGCCGGAACCTTCTGATAAGTCTCTTAAGGG GCAGGAGAAAAGGAAACGAGATGAATCTGCCATCTCGTCCAAGGAAGAAGGAAACACTGGACGACCTTGGAAGAAAAGGGACAACCAAAAGAACACTGGAAATACCTCACAGAGCACTGGACACTCTGATCGCACCAATTTCAGAAAAGGCGAGTCGAACAGACCTCGAGGTGGTGATGCAAAACGCTTCACGGGGAAGCCCTCCGGTGGAGAGAAGAAGCAAAAAGGGAGGTCAGCCTTTAAGAGCAATGAACGCAACCTTCATGCTGCTGCTTCAAGGAATCCAAAACACAAAAAATCAGCAACAAAGAACTGA
- the LOC121798747 gene encoding RRP12-like protein isoform X1, translating to MEDDALEAPQSFVAEADICQQLLTRYARSSAAQHRHLCATAAATRSIIQSASMPLTPISYFAAAITSLSNYENLDADALGAVTSFISIVLPLVGKGEIKPEKACEAVEILVTLVEESGGKLGTSGLRAVVKCVGVLVAEFCNLKEWGSVGLGFEWLLRFSIDKRPKVRKSAQDCLLKVFKLLEHSSISKKASNSIYSLLKRHMPLAAETSNSKIVDGSRHELISRSEHQEVLHLLNIMKHVIPDLSPKVREKVLSILLKIPGSQSMVAARHVFDVMAAIFETSETKVIISNAEDIFRLLTSYIALGEMNPAESVLFAANLAKTVLGRLHNGDIDQWESVFPMLIESLAGLLSSSRDNVALQASLILRELMDQHIDGKRLLTMESKEKGDDTTHSAEFKSVRVGCTKFYNLLCSSFPILNKHLLSVVSSLFLKLGKKSDIFMRPILLKLADLMNATSVSTSEVKHLEDCIGSAVAAMGPEILLSLIPISLNGKDFSCSNIWLIPILKKNIVGSSLQFFIEHIIPLAESFEKGSKKVENPVIGQDLQAYAHGCWGLLPVFCHWPIDTYQSFPSLSELLIPFLKKDSFMIEIIAISLQDLVMENRRVLASDNVGSAQLTDNAAIDYEISHVYSKKTAKKNINALSLGAKELLLPLVDVLFECTSETREHLQEAISCLVSICDPSVTKEIFIASLKKLQLLDDAGEHGKLEIIADVSSKEKESAGTDVERCLILDLASCIVEGCDTDLVNILFSLIKHYLQASDVASQMEAYQTLSKILEKHSSFCSTEFDVVIDLLAGMKPSENIELVKSRFSCLQTLLIHALSKTPDEENTKAFLILNEIILMLKDSREEGRKAAYDALHGLSSKLRGSADSSSKELYHILITMITGYLSGSSHIKSGVVSALSVLVYSDPNICVAMPDIFPSVMELLHSKAIEVIKAVLGFVKVVVSSLTPNDLHHSLSEIMDGILRWSSVSRYHFKEKIVVILEILMRKCGCANVKALAPEKYKDFVQGVVENRHGKTRPEPSDKSLKGQEKRKRDESAISSKEEGNTGRPWKKRDNQKNTGNTSQSTGHSDRTNFRKGESNRPRGGDAKRFTGKPSGGEKKQKGRSAFKSNERNLHAAASRNPKHKKSATKN from the exons ATGGAAGACGACGCCCTTGAAGCACCACAGTCATTCGTCGCGGAGGCTGACATATGCCAACAGCTTCTAACCCGCTACGCCCGCTCCTCAGCTGCGCAGCACCGCCACCTCtgcgccaccgccgccgccacccgCTCCATCATTCAGTCAGCCTCTATGCCCCTTACTCCGATATCATATTTCGCTGCCGCAATCACTTCTCTCTCCAATTATGAGAACTTAGACGCCGATGCTCTCGGTGCGGTCACCTCTTTCATTTCAATCGTGCTTCCTTTGGTCGGTAAAGGAGAAATCAAGCCGGAGAAAGCGTGCGAGGCCGTGGAGATTTTGGTGACATTAGTTGAGGAGAGTGGTGGTAAATTGGGAACTTCTGGTCTCAGGGCTGTAGTGAAGTGTGTGGGTGTTTTGGTTGCGGAATTCTGCAATTTGAAGGAGTGGGGCTCGGTTGGCCTAGGGTTTGAGTGGCTTTTGAGGTTCTCGATCGATAAGCGGCCTAAG GTAAGGAAATCTGCTCAGGATTGTCTCTTGAAAGTTTTCAAGTTGTTGGAGCACTCTTCTATCTCCAAGAAGGCGAGTAATTCAATTTACTCGTTGCTCAAACGTCACATGCCATTGGCCGCAGAAACTAGCAATTCAAAAATAGTTGATGGAAGCAGGCATGAGTTAATATCGAGGTCTGAGCACCAAGAAGTTCTTCATTTACTGAACATAATGAAGCATGTTATTCCAGATCTCTCACCCAAGGTCCGCGAGAAGGTGCTTTCAATATTGTTGAAGATCCCGGGTTCCCAATCCATGGTAGCGGCAAGGCATGTCTTCGATGTCATGGCGGCTATATTTGAAACTTCAGAAACTAAAGTTATAATCTCGAATGCTGAAGACATCTTTAGGCTACTGACCTCTTACATAGCTCTGGGTGAAATGAACCCAGCTGAGAGCGTGTTGTTTGCTGCAAATTTGGCAAAAACTGTTCTAGGAAGACTTCATAATGGTGATATAGATCAATGGGAGTCCGTTTTCCCTATGCTGATTGAATCATTAGCGG GTCTTTTATCTTCCTCAAGAGATAATGTGGCTTTACAGGCTTCCCTCATTCTTAGAGAACTAATGGATCAGCATATTGATGGAAAACGTTTGCTAACAATGGAAAGCAAAGAAAAGGGGGATGATACAACTCACAGTGCAGAGTTTAAATCAGTACGAGTTGGATGCACCAAATTCTACAATTTGCTGTGTTCCTCATTTCCAATTCTAAATAAACACTTATTGTCTGTAGTTTCTTCTCTGTTCCTCAAACTTG GTAAGAAGTCAGATATCTTTATGAGGCCTATACTTCTTAAACTTGCTGATCTGATGAATGCTACTTCCGTTAGTACTTCAGAAGTTAAACAT CTTGAAGACTGCATCGGCTCTGCTGTTGCTGCCATGGGACCTGAGATATTACTTTCTCTTATACCAATTTCCCTCAATGGAAAAGATTTTTCCTGTTCAAATATTTGGCTGAtaccaattttaaagaaaaatattgtTGGATCATCACTACAATTCTTTATAGAGCACATCATACCTCTTGCTGAATCCTTTGAGAAGGGATCTAAAAAAG TTGAAAATCCAGTAATTGGCCAAGATCTGCAGGCTTATGCCCATGGGTGTTGGGGATTGTTGCCTGTGTTTTGCCACTGGCCTATTGATACATATCAGAGTTTTCCCTCACTTTCTGAACTCTTAATCCCCTTTCTCAAGAAGGACTCATTTATGATTGAGATTATTGCCATCAGTTTGCAG GATCTAGTGATGGAAAATAGAAGAGTGCTTGCCTCTGATAATGTTGGGTCTGCACAGTTGACTGATAATGCTGCAATAGATTATGAAATAAGTCATGTCTACTCCAAAAAGACGGCGAAAAAGAATATTAATGCCTTGTCTTTGGGCGCCAAAGAGTTGCTTCTGCCTTTAGTTGATGTGCTATTTGAGTGCACTTCAGAGACTCGGGAACATCTTCAG GAAGCAATCAGCTGCTTGGTATCCATATGTGATCCTTCAGTAACCAAAGAGATATTTATTGCTTCACTTAAGAAGTTACAGCTACTGGATGATGCTGGTGAACATGGAAAATTAGAAATCATTGCTGATGTTTCATCCAAAGAAAAAGAGAGTGCTGGTACTGATGTGGAAAG GTGTTTAATACTGGACCTTGCATCTTGCATAGTTGAAGGATGTGATACAGATCTAgttaatatactattttctcttatTAAGCATTATCTGCAG gcgAGTGATGTGGCCAGTCAGATGGAAGCATATCAAACTCTCAGCAAAATTCTTGAG AAACATTCTTCATTCTGCTCTACAGAATTTGATGTTGTGATAGATTTGTTGGCTGGAATGAAGCCTTCAGAAAACATTGAATTGGTTAAAAGCCGTTTTTCCTGTTTGCAGACATTGCTAATTCATGCATTATCG AAAACCCCGGATGAGGAGAATACAAAGGCTTTCCTTATCCTGAATGAGATCATTCTCATGTTAAAAGAT TCCAGGGAAGAAGGCAGAAAGGCAGCTTATGATGCTTTACATGGATTAAGTTCCAAGTTGAGAGGTTCAGCTGATTCTTCTTCAAAAGAGCTCTATCACATACTTATAACTATG ATTACAGGGTATCTTTCAGGTTCTTCTCATATAAAGAGTGGAGTGGTATCTGCACTCTCAGTTTTAGTTTACAGTGATCCTAATATCTGTGTTGCAATGCCTGATATTTTCCCCTCGGTTATGGAATTGTTACACAGCAAAGCAATTGAGGTTATAAAA GCTGTTTTAGGCTTCGTAAAGGTGGTAGTTTCATCGCTTACTCCAAATGATCTGCACCATTCTCTTTCTGAAATCATGGATGGAATTCTTCGTTGGTCATCTGTCTCGCGCTATCATTTCAAAGAAAAG ATAGTTGTGATCTTGGAGATTTTAATGAGGAAGTGTGGTTGTGCCAATGTGAAGGCCCTTGCACCTGAAAAATACAAGGACTTTGTGCAGGGTGTTGTAGAG AATCGTCATGGCAAGACAAGGCCGGAACCTTCTGATAAGTCTCTTAAGGG GCAGGAGAAAAGGAAACGAGATGAATCTGCCATCTCGTCCAAGGAAGAAGGAAACACTGGACGACCTTGGAAGAAAAGGGACAACCAAAAGAACACTGGAAATACCTCACAGAGCACTGGACACTCTGATCGCACCAATTTCAGAAAAGGCGAGTCGAACAGACCTCGAGGTGGTGATGCAAAACGCTTCACGGGGAAGCCCTCCGGTGGAGAGAAGAAGCAAAAAGGGAGGTCAGCCTTTAAGAGCAATGAACGCAACCTTCATGCTGCTGCTTCAAGGAATCCAAAACACAAAAAATCAGCAACAAAGAACTGA